CCGAGGACACCTCTGGGACCCCTTGGACTGAGCCCCAGACCTCTCCCCCCGAACTCCCCCAGACGCCTCAGGCACCCCCAGGACTCCTCTGGGACCACTTAGACTGAGCCCCCAGACTCCCCCGAGACCCCTCAAGCACCTCCTTAGACtgagcccccagaccctccaGGACCCCTTAGACTGATCCCCGAGACCCCTCGTGCACCCCCAGGATCCTTCACCTCTGGGACCCCTTAGACTGAGCACCCagatcccccaaaccccccggaCACCCCCAAGACCCCTCAGGCACCCCCTTAGACTGACCCTCAGACCCCCCAGCTCTCTcggacacccccagccccccctcccgtcccctccccgtgccccccgGCCCTCACCGAGGTGCGCCACGCGGCGCAGGCGGGGGTCGAAGCCCACCTGGCGCACCTTGTCGGTGCGGGCCAGGAAGAAGTTGACCACGCCGTCGGTGACCACGCAGGCGGGGAAGCCGGCGAGGCGGTGGTGGAAGCCGGGCCGGGTCCGCAGGCAGtccccccccgcgccccccccgcGCACGCTCAGCCGCTGCCGGTACGTGGTGGTGTAGCCGGTGATCTCCCGCACCGCGCCGCCCACCTGCGGGCACCGCGCCGccatggggagggggcaccgcGACCACCGGGAGcgcccaggagccccagggacccccagggacccccgggaccgCCAGGCATTGCCCACCGGGGGGGAAAGGATGgggatgctgtgctggggctgtgcccccagctgggcaccgggaccccccacCCGGGCATTGGGACCCCCCAACCCGGGCATTGGGACCCCCCAGTTGGGCACAGaaccaggacccccccccccagaccACAAGAACCTGCCTGTGGTACCCCCCCGTCCTccgtgccccctgtgccccccccgtgccccctgcAGCCCTCGTGTCTCTGCAGCCCCACCGTGCCCCCACCCCCCgtgccccctgcagccccccatgCCCTCCACCCTGGtgccccctgcagctccccgtATCCCCCGTACCCGCCGGTGCCCCCTGCAGCCCTCGTGTCCCTGCAACCCCCCGTggcccccggtgccccccacGTCCcgtgtcccctgcagcccccgtCCCCGTGCAGGCTCCCCGGTGCCCCGTGCCCCCCGGTGCCCGCCGTGCCCTCACCAGGTCCAGGCTGGTTCTCTCCAGCACATCCACCAGCTTCTCCAGCCGCGTGCGGGCCGTGAAGATGAAGTCATCGTCCACCCACAGCACGTACTTGGTGGTCACCTGCGACACCGCCAGGTTCCTCCCGGCGAACCAGCCCTGCGGGGGCAGCGCGGAGCCTCGGGCACGGCCCCGCACCCGCGGGTGCCCGCGGTGCCCCCCCGAGCCCTGACAGACGCCCGTGTGCCCATCCCGGGGACCACAGCCCTGACAGACCgccccatgtccccaaccccaGGGATCACCAGCTCTTCCAGGCCTCATGTCCCcttccccaggacccccagccctgacacaccccccgtgtccccttCCCCAGGATCCCCCCGTGTCCCTTTCCCTGGgatccccccgtgtccccataCCTGGGgtccccccgtgccccccctCAAGCCCTGCCAACCCCCCCTCGAGCCCCCTGGGTTCTGTCACCTTGTCAGCCCCTCATGTGTCCACCCCCCCCCGGGGTGTCACTGCTCTGACAGGGTTCTCGGGTTCTCATgtcccccttccccactgtccccatgcccagggacccctgccctgccaaccctgcccctcctgggggtctccaccctgccagccctccctgccacGCCCAGGGAGCCACAGCCCCATCAGGACCCGGTGTCCCCCTCTCTGCCATCCCAGGCCTCCGTGTCCCCTCCTTTTTGAGGacctcagctcctgccagcccctcccgTGTCCTGCAGCCCCGTGGCTCTGCCagcctccctgtcccctgtctggGGTCAATGCCccctcccgtgtcccctgtcTGGTGTCTCTGCcaccatcccctgtcccctgccgtgtcccctgtccgtgtccctgccctctcccctgtcccctcccctgtcccctgccgTGTCCCCGCCCCCGCCGTGCCCGCGGTGCCCACCTTGCCGAAGGGCATGAGGTAGTGCTCCAGGtgtggccctgccaggggctcggGGCGCTGGCTGTCGTCGGCCACCACGATGGTGACCGAGGGGTAGAAGCGGCGGATGCTGGCGATGAGCCCGCGCAGTTTGTCATAGCGCAGGAACGTCTTGGTGGCCACGGTCACCAGCGCCGAGATGTTGTATCCTGGGTGGGGGGGGACGGCTGaactgggggggctgggaacctgaactgggagcactgggagtgcaaactgggagtgctgggagccTGAACTGGGTGGGCTGAattgggggggctgggagctgagctggggggactgggggggggctgggagctgaactgggagagcaggaagtctgaactgggagcactgggggtactgggagcactgggagggagccCCGcgagcactgggagcactgggattctggcactgggagggagccCCGcgagcactgggagcactgggggcactgggagggagtcCCGCgagcactgggggcactgggggcactgggattctggcactgggagggagccCCGCgagcactgggggcactgggggcactgggggcactgggagggagtcCCGCGAGcactggaggcactgggggcactgggattctggcactgggagggagccCCGcgagcactgggagcactgggagcgctgggggcagggcagggcaggccgCTGTCGGGCTGCAGCCCGGTGCTCACCCCCGTCCCCGCCACTGTCGCTGTCGCTGTCGCTGTCCCCGTCGCTGTcgccggcgctgcccgggcCGTACAGGCGGGGCGTGGGCGGGTGCCGGATGCGGATGGCGAAGGCGGCGGAGTGGCCGTCGGTGGAGAACTGCACTGCAGGGCgagggggggctgggggcgaGGGGCACGGGGGGCAGAGGGGGCACCGGGGGCACGGGGGGCCGGGGAGAGGCGGGGATTGCCGGGGGCGGGGGTCAccaggggacaccgggaacgATGGGGGCATCGGGGGTACCGTGAATGTCGCAGGGATCCCCCGAGTGTCCCTGTAGGTGTTGGGGGTACCCCGAGTGTCCCAGAGATACCCCGAGTGTCCTGTGGGTGTCGGGGATACCACGTAATGTCCCTGTGGGCATCGGGGGTACCCCGAGTGTCCCTGTGGGCATTGGGGATGCCCCGAGTGTCCCTGTGGGACCTGGGTATCcgggggtgtccctgtgggCATCGAGGGTACCCCGAGTGTCCCTGCGGGCATTGGGGACCCCGGGGTCCCAAGGGGAACTGGACATCCAGGGCAACCAGGGGGGCTCGGGGGTCCGGGGGAcgctgggggtcccaggggtgctGGAGTTCCCACGGGTCAGCCGCGTCCCGGGGGTCGGGGGGAGCCAGGAGCGCCCGGGCCTGCcgggggtcccagggctctgggggtccGGGGCTCCCGGGATGAGCCCCCCCGTACGCACCGATGTCGGCGGTGTCGGGGTGGAACTGGGTGTTGGTGTAGGTGACGAACTGCAGCTGCCGGTTCAGGTGGTCCAGGTGGGCGGCGGCCAAGGACAGGTGCGGCTGCCCCTCCCCCTGCAGCGCCACGCCCTCCACCTCGGCAGCCACCGCCAGCGTTCCCAGCGAGGCCGTCAGGTTCACCTGGGGGCGGCACGTCacgggggggccggggggggcacggcagggaccccccaaagcGGGGAGGGGGCACACGGCGGGGGAGGGCTCACGCCCAGCCCGCCCCTGCCCCGCCCATCCACACAGCCCCGCCCACAGAGCGGACAGACCCCGCCCATGTCCAGCATGCCCCGCCCATTCCAGTCGAGTCACGCCCCCTCCCAAGCCCCTCCCCGTGCCCCGCCCTCGCCCTCACCTGGTACCTGTTCCTGGCCGGCGcctgcaggctgagccctggggggGGCCGCGACACGGGGGTGAGGCCCGGAGACCCCCGCAGGGaccccctgcccctgtccccccctcAGAGCCACCCGGGGgttccccctgcccagggacgCCTCTCCCCGTGCCCCCCAACCCTGTGCTGTTCTACTGGGGGCACCAAGGGgcactgggaggagctgggaggagctgggaggagctgggaggagctgggtttccctgggaggggctgggctgccctggtggcacaggggacactgggaggagCTCCCACACCCCCCCTTTCCCCCGTTCTCTGCCCTCCCCCTCGCCCCCCCCCCCGTGCCCCTCCCTTGACCCGGTGCCCCCCCGCCCCGTGCCCGTCCCCGCGCTCCCTCCGCGCCCCCTCACCGGGCACCAGCACCGTCTGCAGCGGCCGCACCTCCACCCCCTGCGCCGGGTACTCCAGCGGGGAGTTGGCCGGGACGATCAGCAACCGGTCGGCGGGGGTCTGCACCCTGCGGGGGGGGCACCGGGCCTTCAGCCGGGGGTCCCCGGAGGGTCCCACACCCAGCCAGGGGGTCCCAGCCTCCCCCTCCGTGCTGGGCGCGGGGTTCCGCGGGGCCCCGGGGGTCGCTCCCGCCGCCCGCGCTCACCGGTTCCGGTAGTTGCGGTACTCGCGCTCTCGCAGCCGCAGCTGCCGCGGCCGCTCCCCGGGGGCGAAGGCGCTGGCGAAGTccagccccgccgggccgggcccgaaGAGGCGCCGGTGCAGCGGCAGCGCCAGCCCCGCCTCCGCCTCCGCCTCGCACGAGCAGCCGTTCCTGGGCAGCAGTCTGTCGCGACAGGGCCGCTGTCACCGACAGCAGCGGCGCCAGAGCCCGCGCCACGGGGAGCGGCACCGCCCTGGCATCTCCCGTCCCCGCGTGGCACCGCCCTGGCACCTCCTGTCCCCGCGTGTCACCGCGCTGGCATCTCCCGTCCCCACGTGTCACCGCCCCGAcacctgctgtcactgcctgtcCCCGCGTGTCACCCCCTGGCACCTGCTGCCACCTTCCAGCCCCCCTGCCgccacccccagagccctgacCCACCCTGGCATGGCCTTTGTCACCGCTCTGCCACCGCCCATCACCCTTGCCCCGGTGCCCCCAACAGCCGACCCCGGGGTGCCCCCATTTTTGGGTGCCCCCGTTTTTGGGTGCCTCCACCcatggcagccccagccccgtcCTGCGGTGCCCTCAGCCCCCAGTACCCCCATCTTAGGGTGCCCCACCCGCCGTGCCCCAGCCCCGGGGTTCCCAGGCCCCAAACCATGGGTACCTCCACCCCTGGGTGCCCCCACCCTTAGGTACCCCCCCGCTTGGGTacccccccggtgccccccacCCTTGGGTGCCCCCTCCTTACTCCATGACCTCCTCCTTGAGGCGGAAGGGCACGTGGGGGTAGGCGCGGGCggaggggggcagggggggcgGCAGCCGCTCGGGGGGGGGGCGGCGCAGGTCCACGCTGGGGGGGCCCTTGGGTGCCCAGAGGTGCAGGTAGAGCGCGGCCAGCGAGGCCGaggccaccagcagcaggcacagcgcCCGCTGCGCCCCCCGCATCCTGCCTGGGGGGGGGACAGCGTCACCGCAGGGCCCCCGGggccccccagctcctcccagtgccccccagtacaacccagcccctcccagtgtcACCAGAGCCTCCCAGCGCCCCCGGGGCGAGCCaaccctcccagtgcccccccagtacaacccagcccctcccagtgtccccgcCAGTACGACCCAACCCCTCCTagtgcccccagtgtcaccagtgcccccccggtgcccccgggGCAACCgagcccctcccagtgccccccccaGTAcaacccagcccctcccagtgtcACCAGAGCAACCCAACCCCTCCCAACCCCTCCCAGTgacacccagagccccccagtgacagcagtgtcaccatCTCCCCCAGTAcaacccagcccctcccagtagtccccagtgacccccccgTGCTCCCCAGTACAGCCCaacccctcccagtgtccccagtaaAACCCAGTGCCCCTTGGTGCCCCCCAGTACaacccagctcctcccagtacaaaccagtgctCGCAGAATCCCCCAGGGACTCCCAGGACAAACCAGTGAccccagcatctcccagtgattcccagtacaaaccagtgccCACAGTGTCCCCCAGTACAACCCAactgctcccagggacacccagtacaaaccagtgccCGCAGCAcctcccagggacacccagtacaaaccagtgtCCCCGGCACCTCCCAGTGACtcaccagtacaaaccagtgcccacagcatctcccagtaactcccaccagtacaaaccagtgcccacagcacctcccagggactcccagtacaaaccagtgcccacagcatctcccagtaactcccaccagtacaaaccagtgcccacagcacctcccagggactcccagtacaaaccagtgccCACAGTGTCCCCCAGTACAACCCAACacctcccagtaactcccagtacaaaccagtgccGCCAGTGCTGCGCAccatccctcagcccctgctctgtccccaacACTCCcgtctcccagtgctcccagttcatcccagttctgCTGTGCTCGgacccctccatccctcccagtccccccagccccccagtgcTCCCGGTGCCCCCCGTGCCCTCACCTGGGGGTGGGCGCAGGTccgggggggctcagcccaCCCTCATGGCTCTGCCCCCGCAGCACgggcctggggacacggggacagtgTCGGGGCGGGGGGGCCCCGCAGCCCGGGATCCCCCCCCGGTCCCGCCGCCCCCccggctcccccagcccccccgggACGTGGCCGcagccggggccgcccccgccccccccggGGGTCTCCTCGAGGGCTCGGGGCTCGGGCAAAGGCAGGGCCCGGGGCAGACGGCACGTcgggaggggccgggggtgctggggggcccgggggggggggCCAGGGAGGGACATGGAGGTGTCGGGGGACTCGGGGGGCTGAGAGGGGCGGGGGATGCGGAGCGAGGGGGGCTGGGACTGTTCGGGCGGCGGGGGGTCAGCGGGGACCGGGAATGCGGGGGATGCCGGGGGGGCCCGGCGGGATGCGGGGGGTGCCGCGGGATCGGGGGGTCGGGGGTGTCTGGGGGGAGAGGCGGCGATGTCGCAGCCGCGGGGCAGTGGCAGGTGCCATCCCTCATCGCGACGCGTCGCGACAGGAGGGGCCCCGGCCCTACCTGGCTCCGCTGGCGGATCCCGGCGCTCCGCGGCCGCAAGCGGCACCGGCACCGGAGCGGGCGGCGAGGGCGCCCCCGGCGGCCCCGGTGTGGAACGGCACCGCCGCAGCCCCGGTAGGGGCGGGGCGAGGCTGCGGGGGGAGAGGCggcggggggggtggggggtgcgGAAAGCGGggaggggcgggcgggggggtCGGGCAGGAATCAGCCCCCCCGGTGCGGCGGCCACAGGCCGCGCTTTGTGCCCACGCGCGGGGCGCACAACGGCCCCATTGAccgggggcgcgggggggcccGGCCCGAGCTCTGCCGGGACCGGGAGGGGGCGGGGGCTcggagctggggagagctggggagactcggggggctggcaggggggtGAAGGAGCGcggaggggtcctggggggctgaggggtccGGGGGAGCTGAGGGGTCCGGGGGGGCTGAGGAGTCCGGGGGCGCTCGGAGTTGTTTGGGCGGGGTTAGGAGGTGACCGGGGCAGCAGAGGGGCTCGAGGGCCGGGGGGGGTGGGGGCGGCTCCGCTCGCTCGGGGTCCCCGCACGCCCCTCACCGCGGAGCCCCCTCCCGGCTCCGGTAATCACGTGATCCCCCCCCGGGATGCTCGGCGCCCTCGGCCAATCAGCGCGCGGGGATCGCCTGCATCCCGCTCGGCCAATGGGGAACCGTCAGGCGTTACGTCATCGCCGCCGGCCGCGCCCCGCCTCGCCATTGGCTGTTGCTCGCTCGGGCTCGGGCCAATCGCCGCGGGCCGCGGCCTCGCAACCACCTCGCCCCCGCGGCCTCACAACCGGTGGCGTCATCCCTGCCGCTGACCAATCAGAGCCGCGCTTGGTTTGACAGGCAGGTATTCGGACCAATCGCGACGCGGAGCAGCGAGGTCTGGGCGGCCGCGGGGAGGTGCGGGCGGAAGCggaagcggcggcggcgggggaagatggcggcgcggcggggcccggggccGGTGGCGGCGCTGGCTCTGCTGGCGCTGCTCGGCCCGGGGTGGCCCCTCCGCGGGGCCCGGGCCGCGCTCaacctgcaggagctcagcgAGCTCAAGTACGGCCTCGAGATCCTGGCCGAGCCCGTGCTGGCCGGGCAGGTGCGCCGTGGTACCGGGGCCAACGGCTGGGGGCGGGGGAGGTGGGCGGCGTCCCGGAGGGGTTCTACCGGGACCGGCGAACCGGCCATGGGGCTGCCGAGGAGCGGGGCA
This Haemorhous mexicanus isolate bHaeMex1 chromosome 33, bHaeMex1.pri, whole genome shotgun sequence DNA region includes the following protein-coding sequences:
- the B4GALNT1 gene encoding beta-1,4 N-acetylgalactosaminyltransferase 1 isoform X2, whose amino-acid sequence is MRGAQRALCLLLVASASLAALYLHLWAPKGPPSVDLRRPPPERLPPPLPPSARAYPHVPFRLKEEVMELLPRNGCSCEAEAEAGLALPLHRRLFGPGPAGLDFASAFAPGERPRQLRLREREYRNYRNRVQTPADRLLIVPANSPLEYPAQGVEVRPLQTVLVPGLSLQAPARNRYQVNLTASLGTLAVAAEVEGVALQGEGQPHLSLAAAHLDHLNRQLQFVTYTNTQFHPDTADIVQFSTDGHSAAFAIRIRHPPTPRLYGPGSAGDSDGDSDSDSDSGGDGGYNISALVTVATKTFLRYDKLRGLIASIRRFYPSVTIVVADDSQRPEPLAGPHLEHYLMPFGKGWFAGRNLAVSQVTTKYVLWVDDDFIFTARTRLEKLVDVLERTSLDLVGGAVREITGYTTTYRQRLSVRGGGAGGDCLRTRPGFHHRLAGFPACVVTDGVVNFFLARTDKVRQVGFDPRLRRVAHLEFFIDGLGVLHVGSCEDVVVDHASKLALPWRRSEGERQYNRYRYPAARDDSVRLKQRLFFFKNRFKCMAGD
- the B4GALNT1 gene encoding beta-1,4 N-acetylgalactosaminyltransferase 1 isoform X1, whose product is MRGAQRALCLLLVASASLAALYLHLWAPKGPPSVDLRRPPPERLPPPLPPSARAYPHVPFRLKEEVMELLPRNGCSCEAEAEAGLALPLHRRLFGPGPAGLDFASAFAPGERPRQLRLREREYRNYRNRVQTPADRLLIVPANSPLEYPAQGVEVRPLQTVLVPGLSLQAPARNRYQVNLTASLGTLAVAAEVEGVALQGEGQPHLSLAAAHLDHLNRQLQFVTYTNTQFHPDTADIVQFSTDGHSAAFAIRIRHPPTPRLYGPGSAGDSDGDSDSDSDSGGDGGYNISALVTVATKTFLRYDKLRGLIASIRRFYPSVTIVVADDSQRPEPLAGPHLEHYLMPFGKGWFAGRNLAVSQVTTKYVLWVDDDFIFTARTRLEKLVDVLERTSLDLVGGAVREITGYTTTYRQRLSVRGGGAGGDCLRTRPGFHHRLAGFPACVVTDGVVNFFLARTDKSSSSTAWGCCTWARARTWWWTTRPSWRCPGGARRASGSTTATATRPPATTACASSSASSSSRTASSAWPATSGATGRGHPGDTGPGRPGPPALPWCRPRGTPRAAGGGHPRGDTGPPPPRLSPVTGRTKDIADRAADPPGPGHRWPALGVAGPLALPWCHPRGAGTEVAPGHHPQRSHWPRDAPRTSRTGPLTSPGHQRGPHQGSLLPATPRCPQGHRPPRATPAASPEPQPWATTPVPPPQGHHSRASSPLGHPWGGSAPFGPPHGPPPPPPGGHWCDTGVAAPGPLPLRATSRVTPRGPPPVGHPQDLPRPVATPRVTPQGHH